The following proteins are encoded in a genomic region of Anticarsia gemmatalis isolate Benzon Research Colony breed Stoneville strain chromosome 17, ilAntGemm2 primary, whole genome shotgun sequence:
- the l(2)efl gene encoding lethal (2) essential for life encodes MSIVPMMFRDWWDEWDRPSRLLDQHFGMGLKRDELLSSLSTLPSTSLFRNSYFRPWRTNLQRQESASTINLTKEKFEVILDVQQFAPEEITVKAANNSVLVEGKHEEKQDEHGFISRQFTRRYILPSGYDVADLVSTLSSDGVLTITAPRRPPPNSGERIVPITKTGPAKQPEPPKQDQPREQTVPIVTSP; translated from the exons aTGTCGATAGTACCAATGATGTTCCGCGACTGGTGGGATGAGTGGGACAGGCCCTCCCGCCTGTTGGACCAGCACTTTGGCATGGGCCTCAAGAGGGACGAGCTCCTCTCATCCCTCTCCACCCTTCCCTCCACCTCCCTCTTCAGAAACTCATACTTCAGGCCCTGGAGGACCAACCTTCAGAGGCAGGAATCCGCCTCTACAATTAATCTGACGAAGGAGAAATTTGAG GTGATCCTCGACGTTCAGCAGTTCGCTCCAGAAGAAATCACAGTGAAGGCAGCGAACAACAGCGTGCTTGTTGAAGGCAAGCACGAGGAGAAGCAGGACGAGCACGGCTTCATCTCGCGTCAGTTCACGCGCCGGTACATCCTCCCCAGCGGCTACGACGTCGCTGACCTCGTGAGCACCCTCTCTTCCGATGGCGTCCTCACCATCACCGCCCCGAGGAGGCCCCCTCCCAACTCAGGAGAACGCATCGTCCCCATCACTAAAACCGGCCCCGCCAAACAACCTGAACCGCCGAAGCAAGACCAGCCTCGCGAACAGACTGTACCCATCGTCACTTCCCCTTAA